A genome region from Manis pentadactyla isolate mManPen7 chromosome 5, mManPen7.hap1, whole genome shotgun sequence includes the following:
- the ZNF217 gene encoding zinc finger protein 217, whose product MTSLTSDLIPTPVIPQPDSSFICNPKVTENMPTQSLLVYLDGSEVIGNSPGSQMEIEDAMTLKGTATVPFRDTQEKNSIQIEGYMPLDCMFCDQTFTHSEDLNKHVLMQHRPTLCEPAVLCVEAEYLSPLDKKQVRTGPPKEKNCKENEDFSCEVCGQTFRVPFDVEIHMKKHKDSFTYGCNVCGRRFKEPWFLKNHMRTHTGKSGAKSKLQAGSGSPATINEVVQESTAQSISSPYKICMVCGFLFPNKESLIDHRKMHTKETASGTSSAQTDSQQEGMPSPGQEFLQFLNLRPKSDPETVKTPAKWIPQLDPFTTYQAWQLATKGKVAICRQVKEHPGQEGSTDNDDSCSEREELLEIWNVNKSHPEGSGKSRTSKSGCAGLSQDKEKPRHASSEVPSVDADPKSPSAKEKPTHCSECGKAFRTYHQLVLHSRVHKKDRRVGAESPTMAADRRRPRTCAPDLTTTVEENGATDREGGSEDGSEDGLPEGLHLDKNDGGKIKHLTSSRECSYCGKFFRSNYYLNIHLRTHTGEKPYKCEFCDYAAAQKTSLRYHLERHHRDKQMDTAPEARDASKHLDADDALLTAHNTQTKNSKRFSNGAKDVKGSPPTKQFKGMAAAFQNILGSAVLSPVRRDTQDFIHNATNDSADKMIKTPAPAYLDKLKKRPAVKPAPSDLTCRTEADGAAPSGEAKGEAGRRERRAEAAANCKEDSQEKPLNLSLGALHSCPAISLSKSLIPSITCPFCTFKTFYPEVLMMHQRLEHKYNPDINKNCRGKSSLRSRRTGCPPALQGKDVPPLVTFRKPKPKPALPAQPRPLPANRAKPSPPGPGRMPPPGPDTSTLAPSNLKAPRPLPEVPAPEKARRPETRLKPARDAPWAPPGRDYFCGRATPEFGEPLPKRLKPCTASLDGDQSGPTYRRGFELPKYHVVRGVPSLLPQECVCPPPAGLPPKPRFMGSSEAEPAGLLTAQKPFGGSGPLFACGPAGSPTAGPALEGKRPVSYQHLSSSMLQKRNYENFIGNAHYQPNDKKT is encoded by the exons ATGACAAGTCTTACAAGTGACCTTATTCCAACTCCAGTAATTCCTCAACCGGATTCTTCTTTTATATGCAATCCTAAAGTGACAGAAAACATGCCAACCCAGTCCCTTTTAGTGTATCTAGATGGATCAGAAGTTATTGGCAATTCTCCTGGCAGCCAAATGGAGATAGAGGATGCCATGACACTAAAAGGGACTGCCACTGTTCCTTTCAGAGACACGCAAGAAAAAAACTCAATCCAAATAGAAGGATACATGCCCTTGGACTGCATGTTTTGCGATCAGACCTTCACACATTCAGAAGACCTTAATAAACATGTCTTAATGCAACATCGGCCTACACTTTGTGAACCAGCAGTTCTGTGTGTTGAAGCAGAATATCTCAGTCCTCTTGATAAGAAGCAAGTGAGAACAGGACCTCCAAAGGAGAAGAattgcaaagaaaatgaagattttaGCTGTGAGGTATGTGGGCAGACATTCAGGGTCCCTTTCGACGTTGAGATCCACATGAAGAAACATAAGGACTCTTTCACTTACGGGTGTAATGTGTGTGGAAGAAGATTCAAGGAGCCGTGGTTTCTTAAAAATCACATGCGAACACACACAGGCAAGTCCGGGGCCAAGAGCAAACTGCAGGCTGGCTCGGGGAGCCCCGCGACCATCAACGAGGTGGTGCAGGAGTCCACAGCCCAGAGCATCTCATCTCCTTACAAAATCTGCATGGTCTGTGGCTTCCTGTTTCCGAATAAGGAAAGTCTAAttgatcacaggaagatgcacaccAAAGAAACAGCTTCCGGTACGAGCAGCGCACAGACAGACTCTCAGCAGGAGGGGATGCCATCTCCAGGGCAAGAGTTCTTGCAGTTTTTAAACCTGAGGCCAAAATCTGACCCTGAAACCGTGAAGACGCCTGCAAAATGGATACCTCAGCTCGACCCATTCACCACCTACCAGGCATGGCAGCTGGCCACCAAAGGGAAGGTGGCCATTTGCCGACAAGTGAAGGAGCATCCAGGGCAAGAAGGGAGCACCGACAATGACGATTCGTGCTCAGAGAGAGAAGAGCTTCTAGAAATTTGGAATGTGAACAAAAGCCATCCCGAAGGTTCTGGGAAGTCCAGAACAAGTAAAAGCGGTTGTGCGGGCCTCTCACAAGATAAAGAGAAGCCTAGACACGCCAGCAGTGAAGTGCCTTCCGTGGATGCAGACCCCAAGTCGCCCAGTGCCAAGGAGAAGCCGACGCATTGCTCCGAGTGCGGCAAGGCCTTCAGGACCTACCACCAGCTGGTCCTGCACTCCAGGGTACACAAGAAGGACCGGAGGGTGGGTGCCGAGTCGCCGACCATGGCCGCAGACAGAAGGCGGCCCAGGACGTGTGCTCCAGACCTGACCACCACCGTGGAGGAAAATGGAGCCACTGACCGAGAGGGTGGCTCTGAGGACGGCTCCGAGGATGGCCTTCCAGAAGGGCTCCATTTGG ACAAAAATGatggaggaaaaataaagcatcTTACGTCCTCAAGAGAATGTAGTTATTGTGGAAAGTTTTTCCGTTCCAATTATTACCTCAATATTCATCTCAGAACGCATACAG GTGAAAAACCTTACAAATGTGAATTCTGTGACTATGCTGCAGCGCAGAAGACCTCCCTGCGGTACCACCTGGAGAGGCACCACAGGGACAAGCAGATGGACACCGCCCCCGAGGCCAGGGACGCCAGCAAACACCTGGACGCCGACGATGCACTACTCACCGCCCACAACACGCAAACCAAAAATTCGAAACGATTTTCTAATGGTGCCAAAGATGTTAAAGGCAGCCCACCCACAAAGCAATTTAAGGGGATGGCCGCTGCCTTCCAGAACATTCTGGGCAGCGCTGTCCTCTCACCAGTACGCAGAGATACTCAGGATTTCATTCATAATGCAACCAATGACAGTGCTGATAAAATGATCAAAACTCCTGCGCCAGCTTATTTGGACAAGTTAAAGAAGAGGCCAGCTGTGAAACCTGCGCCGAGTGACCTCACCTGCAGAACTGAAGCGGACGGCGCCGCCCCGTCAGGGGAGGCCAAGGGGGAGGCCGGCCGCCGGGAGAGGAGGGCGGAGGCTGCGGCCAACTGCAAGGAGGACTCTCAAGAGAAGCCTTTGAACTTATCTCTTGGGGCTCTGCACAGCTGCCCGGCAATTTCTTTGAGCAAAAGTTTAATCCCAAGCATCACCTGCCCATTTTGTACCTTCAAGACGTTTTATCCTGAAGTTTTAATGATGCACCAGAGACTGGAGCATAAGTACAACCCTGACATTAACAAAAACTGCAGAGGCAAGTCTTCGCTCCGGAGCAGGCGCACCGGGTGCCCACCCGCACTCCAGGGGAAGGACGTGCCTCCGCTGGTGACCTTCCGCAAGCCCAAGCCCAAGCCTGCCCTGCCCGCGCAGCCCAGGCCTCTGCCGGCCAACCGAGCCAAGCCGAGCCCCCCAGGCCCGGGCCGGATGCCCCCACCGGGGCCTGACACCAGCACTTTAGCACCCAGCAACCTGAAGGCGCCCCGGCCGCTGCCCGAGGTGCCTGCTCCGGAGAAGGCGAGGCGACCCGAGACCCGGCTGAAGCCCGCCCGGGATGCGCCCTGGGCCCCACCGGGGAGGGACTATTTCTGCGGCCGTGCCACCCCCGAATTCGGGGAGCCGCTCCCCAAAAGGCTCAAGCCCTGCACGGCATCTCTGGATGGGGACCAGTCGGGGCCCACTTACCGGCGGGGCTTCGAACTCCCCAAGTACCACGTGGTGCGTGGGGTGCCGTCGCTGCTGCCCCAAGAGTGTGTGTGCCCACCTCCCGCAGGGCTGCCCCCCAAGCCCAGGTTCATGGGATCCAGTGAGGCGGAGCCCGCTGGCCTGCTGACTGCGCAGAAGCCCTTTGGGGGCTCCGGGCCACTCTTCGCCTGCGGCCCCGCGGGTAGCCCCACGGCTGGCCCGGCGTTGGAAG gaaaaagGCCTGTGTCCTATCAACACTTATCTAGCAGCATGCTACAAAAGAGAAACTACGAGAATTTTATTGGGAATGCACATTATCAACCAAATGACAAAAAAACTTAA